CCGCCGCCATCTTAAATTAGTTGAACAAATTAAAAAAGAAGAAACCGAAAAAGAAGCAGAAAACAACAAGGGCGGTGATGAATAATGATGACTTTGTTAGCGACAAGTGGGGTCAATGACTTACTTAATAAAATTTTAGGAATTGCATTGCCGATATTGATTGCTGTTGCCGTTGTTTCAGCAATCATTATGATTGGGGTTTATGCGATTGGAGGTAAATTCAACGCTGATAGTAGCAACCGCAAAGAAACAATTAAAAAAGTAATGTGAGTGTTAATTTGCTTGCTAGTTGTTATCCTTGCCAGTGCGATAGTCTTGTCGTTTAAAGACACTATCGCACCAATCACAAGTTAGGCGGTGTAATTATGTTATTGCAAAAACGAAAACAAGATAATTTAACGATTGTAAAATCAAAAAAACCAATTTTAAAACAGGGGTTAGAGCAATTTATTGCTTACTATTTTAAAAGAATATTTACAATATTAGCAATCGCGATGACACCCTTGTTAATTATTGGTTGTATTGTGATTGCGATATTATCAGTAATATTGTGGTTTTTACCAAATACTGAAACATCAAATAATATCCAAACATTTTTCTCTAATACTTTGAGTGTTGAAACAGTAGAAACAACTGGCGGGTCAAACATAATGGGTGACATTATTGGTTGAGCGATAAATAGTTTTTGTGCTATTTTGTATCTGATTTTTATTAAGCCGATTGTTTGATTACTGGGTGGAATGCAGGA
This genomic window from Spiroplasma kunkelii CR2-3x contains:
- a CDS encoding Mbov_0395 family pilin-like conjugal transfer protein encodes the protein MMTLLATSGVNDLLNKILGIALPILIAVAVVSAIIMIGVYAIGGKFNADSSNRKETIKKVMWVLICLLVVILASAIVLSFKDTIAPITS